The Leptospira selangorensis genome segment TTTAGGTGCAAAGGAGAAGGAATATAAATGGGACTGGACGTCGCAGGCAGCTCCCGGATAAGTATTATCTCTCCAGGTTCCTCCGATCCCATTTCCTTTTTCTAAAATAACAAACGATTCTATTCCCGCTTGTTTCAAACGGATCCCCATACATAACCCGGCGAATCCAGTTCCTATGATGACTACATCATATACCTTTTCCGCTTGGGAGTTCTGGTTGAGGCTCGGTCTTTCTAATGTCTGAGCTACCATTCTTCTTCTCTCCTCTAAACATTTTCCGGATTCCTCCGGTGTTCTGTTGGAAATATAGAATACAGGTTTTTTGGGAAAGGATCGTCCGATCTTAGAATTCTATACGGGGAAATACTAATAAATTCCGGAATCAGTAAGGAATTTCATTCTGTTCTCGCTCTCATTTCTCTTTTGGAATCATTATTCCGGCACAGATCCATCAAATCTTACAAAAAGTGTGAACCACTTTTCCTCTCCCTGACCCGTTCCTTCTAAGCAACACGCTTGAAAATTAAATCTAGGATGAATACAGTATGATGGAACCGATCGTATTAGTTCCCAAGGCACTTAGGAACAGTTTAGGCGAAGAAGGTGCAGAGGCTCTCGTTAGTCTTTTAAATCAAGCCAATTTGGGGGGAAGAAAGTTTATGGAAGAATTCGTTTCGGAAAGATTTGAAAGAAGGCTGATGGAAGAAACCGGCAAGCTTCGTTTAGAGTTGAAGGAAGAAACTGGGAAACTATGGATTGCCATCGCAGAACTAAGAGCAGAAATGCATGCAGGTTTTGCGGGCATCCAAGAGCAATTTAAAGAAGTGTATAAAGAGATTGCAAAATTACACGAAAGAATTGCAGAGGTTCACCGATCGATCGCTTCTCAAACAAGATGGATGGTTGCGGTTATTATCGCTTCCGTGCTTCCTATTTATTTGGGATTAGCTAAACTGATCTTCCAATAATCTCTCACAATCCTTTTAGAAATAAAAAAACCCCGGGTTTATACACCGG includes the following:
- a CDS encoding LA_3696 family protein, with amino-acid sequence MMEPIVLVPKALRNSLGEEGAEALVSLLNQANLGGRKFMEEFVSERFERRLMEETGKLRLELKEETGKLWIAIAELRAEMHAGFAGIQEQFKEVYKEIAKLHERIAEVHRSIASQTRWMVAVIIASVLPIYLGLAKLIFQ